A window of Eubacteriaceae bacterium ES3 contains these coding sequences:
- the fdhF gene encoding formate dehydrogenase subunit alpha codes for MVNLTIDGQAVSVENGTTILKAARAVGIDIPTLCNFKDFTPEGSCRMCLVEVVGARRLETACSTPAAEGMVVYTNNSKVREARRFVLKMLMSDHTFDCMSCYKYGCCEFVDFNANCVEYDELKEFGTERVMSKPIDDSNPFYTYDPNKCVLCNRCIKVCEHLQCNHILAQCDRGYETNVNPVFEQSRGESECVSCGNCIAVCPTGALAPKQFEPFAYTKTVQTVCPYCGVGCTLNLKIKDNKITDIYSSDGNVNDNLLCVKGRFAYDFVANKDRLTTPLIRKDGKLEEASWEEAIALVAQKLDEARKEGPDGVAGFSSARCTNEDNYVFQKFIRAVGQTNNVDHCARLCHASTVAGLAKSFGSGAMTNSIDEVELMDVMLVSGSNTTETHPVIGAKIKQQQQKGAALIVAEPRKIELAKYADVFLQIKPGTNVALFNGLMRAILDENLQDQSFIDERTEGYQAFKEFMDTRTVEEWAGICEVDPDEMRKAARLYATKDKGGIFYSMGVTQHKTGTDGVMSTANLAMLTGKIGREGCGVNPLRGQNNVQGACDMGALPGDLPGYQKTANPEVIEKFEKAWGYKLPQNTGKTVTEVVSGVGNGTIKFLYVMGENPVVSDPDSNHVKEALAKANFIVVQDIFPTETTEYADVVLPAFVYAEKDGTFTNTERRIQLLRKAVEAPGQAKNDWEIIGMIAKELGEKGFDYQSSEEIMEEIASVTPSYTGVSHERLRNGDRIQWPCLSKDSEGTKFLHKGKFSRGLGAFNIADYIPPEDQVDDEYPMILMTGRILQHYHTRTMTMRSPGIQEIAGDPFVEINPVTAKAHGIDEGDVITVKSPRGKVSAKTKFNKGVMEQNLFMPFHYGNSGANHLTGGELDPIAKIPPFKVVKVQISK; via the coding sequence ATGGTTAATTTAACAATTGATGGGCAAGCCGTAAGTGTTGAGAATGGTACGACAATTCTCAAAGCGGCTAGAGCAGTGGGGATTGATATTCCTACATTGTGTAATTTTAAAGATTTTACCCCTGAAGGAAGCTGTCGGATGTGTCTGGTTGAAGTTGTCGGTGCAAGACGGCTTGAAACAGCCTGTTCAACTCCAGCGGCAGAGGGGATGGTAGTATATACAAATAATTCGAAAGTTCGGGAGGCCAGACGTTTTGTTCTTAAGATGCTAATGTCTGATCATACTTTTGACTGTATGTCCTGTTATAAATATGGTTGTTGTGAATTTGTTGATTTTAATGCTAATTGTGTGGAATATGATGAATTGAAAGAATTTGGAACCGAAAGAGTTATGTCAAAACCGATTGATGACTCTAATCCATTTTATACCTACGATCCTAATAAATGTGTTTTATGTAATCGATGTATTAAGGTCTGTGAGCACCTTCAGTGTAACCATATCCTGGCCCAGTGTGATCGTGGATATGAAACAAATGTTAATCCGGTATTTGAACAGTCTAGAGGTGAATCTGAATGTGTCAGCTGTGGTAATTGTATAGCGGTTTGCCCGACGGGCGCTTTGGCACCAAAACAGTTTGAACCATTTGCTTATACCAAAACAGTTCAGACGGTATGTCCATATTGCGGGGTTGGATGTACGTTGAACCTAAAAATAAAAGACAATAAGATTACAGATATTTATAGCTCAGATGGTAATGTAAATGATAATCTTTTATGTGTTAAGGGACGTTTTGCCTACGACTTTGTGGCAAACAAAGACCGTTTAACCACGCCGTTAATCAGAAAAGATGGAAAACTTGAAGAAGCCTCCTGGGAGGAAGCTATTGCTTTGGTTGCTCAAAAGCTTGATGAGGCAAGAAAAGAAGGCCCTGACGGCGTAGCCGGATTCTCCTCGGCGCGTTGTACAAATGAAGATAATTATGTTTTCCAAAAGTTTATCCGAGCTGTTGGTCAGACAAATAATGTTGATCATTGTGCCCGTTTATGCCATGCTTCTACCGTTGCTGGACTGGCTAAATCCTTCGGTAGTGGTGCGATGACTAACAGCATTGATGAAGTCGAGTTAATGGATGTCATGCTTGTTAGTGGATCGAATACAACAGAAACCCATCCGGTTATTGGTGCTAAAATTAAACAACAGCAGCAAAAGGGAGCCGCTTTAATTGTTGCAGAACCTCGTAAAATTGAACTGGCAAAATATGCAGACGTTTTTCTGCAAATTAAACCAGGTACAAATGTTGCTTTGTTTAATGGTTTAATGCGAGCTATCCTTGATGAAAATTTACAGGACCAGAGTTTTATTGACGAACGTACAGAGGGGTATCAGGCTTTTAAAGAATTCATGGATACCAGAACAGTTGAAGAATGGGCTGGAATTTGTGAAGTTGATCCAGATGAAATGAGAAAAGCAGCGCGTCTATATGCGACAAAAGATAAAGGCGGAATTTTTTATTCAATGGGTGTAACTCAGCACAAGACTGGAACCGATGGGGTTATGTCTACCGCAAACCTGGCTATGTTAACAGGTAAAATTGGGCGTGAAGGCTGTGGCGTTAATCCTCTCCGTGGACAGAATAATGTTCAAGGAGCCTGTGATATGGGTGCACTACCTGGAGATCTGCCAGGATATCAGAAAACAGCCAATCCGGAAGTAATTGAAAAATTCGAAAAGGCATGGGGCTATAAATTGCCACAAAACACTGGTAAAACTGTAACTGAAGTTGTGTCTGGAGTAGGGAATGGAACGATAAAATTTCTTTACGTGATGGGAGAAAATCCAGTAGTATCGGATCCTGACTCTAATCATGTCAAAGAAGCACTGGCAAAAGCTAATTTTATCGTCGTTCAGGATATTTTCCCGACTGAAACGACAGAATATGCGGATGTTGTACTGCCAGCTTTTGTATATGCTGAAAAAGACGGAACTTTTACCAATACCGAACGCCGAATCCAGCTTCTGAGAAAAGCAGTTGAAGCGCCGGGACAGGCTAAAAATGATTGGGAGATTATTGGTATGATCGCTAAAGAACTGGGTGAAAAAGGTTTTGATTACCAATCATCTGAGGAAATTATGGAAGAAATTGCATCAGTGACACCAAGTTATACAGGGGTATCCCATGAGCGGTTGAGAAATGGAGACCGTATTCAGTGGCCTTGTTTAAGTAAAGATTCAGAAGGAACTAAATTCCTGCATAAGGGGAAATTTTCCAGAGGTCTTGGGGCATTTAATATTGCTGATTATATTCCACCTGAAGATCAGGTGGACGATGAATATCCGATGATTTTAATGACAGGACGAATTCTACAACACTATCATACCCGAACAATGACTATGCGAAGCCCTGGAATTCAGGAAATTGCAGGAGATCCCTTTGTTGAAATTAATCCGGTAACGGCGAAAGCGCATGGGATTGATGAAGGTGATGTGATTACGGTTAAATCCCCTCGTGGCAAGGTTTCCGCTAAGACTAAGTTTAATAAAGGGGTAATGGAACAAAACCTCTTTATGCCTTTCCATTATGGAAATAGTGGAGCTAATCACTTAACTGGTGGTGAACTTGATCCGATCGCTAAAATTCCGCCTTTTAAAGTTGTAAAGGTTCAAATCAGTAAATAA
- the eutP gene encoding EutP/PduV family microcompartment system protein has translation MKKMILVGRSECGKTTLRQALKGKEIKYEKTQYVNHFDVVIDTPGEYAETKGLGRALALYAFEADVVALLINATEPFSLYPPNVTPVVNRPCIGVVTQIDMPDADVDQAVDWLQLAGCDTIFKVSSYTGEGIWEILDYLKEDGDVLPWDEKTAAEKPRNVLSTKFM, from the coding sequence ATGAAAAAAATGATTCTTGTTGGTAGAAGTGAATGTGGAAAAACGACTCTAAGACAAGCGCTTAAGGGTAAAGAAATCAAATATGAAAAAACTCAATATGTTAATCATTTTGATGTAGTCATTGACACGCCCGGTGAATATGCAGAAACAAAAGGTTTAGGTCGAGCTTTGGCTTTGTATGCATTTGAAGCAGACGTAGTAGCATTATTAATTAATGCCACTGAACCTTTTTCGCTTTATCCCCCGAACGTTACACCTGTTGTAAATCGACCATGCATCGGTGTAGTTACTCAAATTGATATGCCAGATGCAGATGTTGACCAAGCTGTTGACTGGTTGCAACTAGCTGGATGTGACACTATTTTTAAAGTTTCTTCATATACTGGTGAAGGCATATGGGAAATTTTAGATTATTTAAAAGAAGATGGTGATGTTTTACCCTGGGATGAAAAAACGGCAGCTGAAAAGCCACGAAATGTTTTGTCGACTAAATTTATGTAA
- a CDS encoding MarR family transcriptional regulator encodes MSNDCNNSEKSIGKWISLLHRQFQIYINHVLSPYQINSSEYIYIMNLTEESSINQKSLSEKIIVDEAATTRALKRLEAKGYILRERDALDKRLYRVRLSSEGAEIKPFIQQKLDFWTAKLSQNMNESEIDKMITTLKHMSDYAVSTAKGAKNE; translated from the coding sequence ATGTCTAATGACTGCAATAACTCTGAAAAAAGCATCGGAAAATGGATATCATTATTACATCGCCAATTCCAAATTTATATCAATCATGTATTGAGTCCTTATCAAATAAATTCTTCGGAATATATTTATATTATGAATCTTACTGAAGAAAGCAGCATCAATCAGAAATCACTTTCTGAAAAAATTATAGTCGACGAAGCAGCTACCACAAGAGCACTTAAACGATTAGAAGCAAAAGGATATATATTGAGAGAACGTGATGCATTAGATAAGCGTCTTTATCGGGTTCGTTTAAGTTCAGAAGGAGCTGAAATAAAGCCGTTCATCCAGCAAAAGCTTGATTTCTGGACTGCCAAGCTATCACAAAATATGAATGAATCAGAAATTGATAAAATGATTACCACGCTTAAACATATGTCTGATTATGCTGTTTCTACTGCCAAAGGAGCGAAAAATGAATAA
- a CDS encoding DUF1810 domain-containing protein: MEGLERFLKAQENVYEQALNEIKSGHKKSHWMWYIFPQIRGLGRSETAKFYEIKDRAEAIRYLEHPILGKRLIEISTELLKLKSSNPEAVMGWPDNLKLKSSMTLFGMVSDDPIFKTVLRKYYDGKQDGVTYNALLD, translated from the coding sequence ATGGAAGGACTGGAAAGATTTTTAAAGGCGCAGGAAAATGTTTATGAGCAAGCTTTGAACGAAATAAAGAGCGGGCATAAGAAAAGTCATTGGATGTGGTATATTTTTCCTCAAATAAGAGGATTGGGTCGGAGTGAAACTGCAAAGTTTTATGAAATTAAAGATAGGGCAGAGGCGATAAGATATCTGGAACATCCCATTCTCGGAAAGCGTTTGATTGAAATTTCAACTGAATTATTGAAATTAAAATCTTCTAATCCGGAAGCAGTGATGGGGTGGCCGGATAACTTAAAACTTAAATCGTCGATGACTCTGTTTGGGATGGTTAGTGATGATCCTATTTTTAAAACGGTGCTTAGAAAGTATTATGACGGTAAACAGGATGGAGTAACTTATAATGCTTTGTTAGATTAG
- the fdhD gene encoding formate dehydrogenase accessory sulfurtransferase FdhD — protein MRIINEAEKLELVNIHHVKRITKEKDGFKTVSIEDQVIEEHHMNVFINEQLAFNMVCTPQNLEHLVLGFLFSQGYIKSIEEIEYIYICELGERVKVQMKEKIDLREMMHISKSDATACGNNNIMLEVGRKQKIKKVSKIRVEPDFIFLLSDACNRQAELFKETGGTHSCSMMTGNREVLFCEDIGRHNAIDKLIGKALIEGIDLSKCIIFSSGRIPLDMVFKVIRGGIPVIASHSAPTGKAVELAKEYDLTLIGFVRGKRMNLYTD, from the coding sequence ATGAGAATAATAAATGAGGCTGAGAAACTTGAGTTAGTGAATATACATCATGTAAAACGGATTACAAAAGAAAAAGATGGTTTTAAAACAGTATCAATAGAAGATCAGGTTATTGAAGAACATCATATGAATGTATTTATTAATGAACAATTAGCTTTTAATATGGTTTGTACACCTCAAAATCTGGAACACCTTGTTTTGGGATTTTTGTTTTCTCAGGGCTATATTAAGTCGATTGAGGAAATAGAGTACATATATATTTGTGAACTTGGTGAACGTGTCAAAGTACAGATGAAAGAAAAAATAGATTTAAGAGAAATGATGCATATTTCAAAAAGTGATGCAACTGCTTGTGGCAATAATAATATTATGTTGGAAGTTGGAAGAAAACAAAAAATTAAAAAAGTCTCAAAAATTAGAGTTGAGCCGGATTTTATTTTTCTTTTGTCAGATGCTTGCAACAGGCAAGCAGAACTTTTTAAGGAAACAGGTGGAACACACTCCTGCTCGATGATGACAGGAAACAGAGAAGTTTTGTTTTGTGAAGATATTGGTCGGCATAATGCAATCGATAAACTAATTGGGAAAGCACTAATAGAAGGGATCGATCTATCTAAATGTATTATCTTCAGCAGTGGAAGAATACCACTTGATATGGTGTTCAAAGTAATTCGTGGTGGAATTCCGGTGATTGCTTCTCATTCGGCACCAACTGGAAAAGCGGTGGAATTGGCTAAAGAATATGATTTAACTTTAATTGGATTTGTACGAGGCAAGAGAATGAATCTGTATACAGACTGA
- a CDS encoding MFS transporter — protein MNKLKITVLSLSLLTVMAGAAVAPALGTIGSYFNSVNPLIIKLIITLPALMIILTSFFFGPLSRKLSSKKIALIGLMLYIIGGCGAGFANNIYVLLAFRVFLGIGVGMMMPLSTGLIAYFFNKDEQSKMMGFSSAMNNLGGIIATALSGLLVSLNWRASFLIYLMGFFVFILVVLYLPSSSVSQAHHKTDKKMIKKIAPFLFAIFLTMVIFYALPSNFAIIVNQEGVIPTSLVGLIMSVQNICAFITGLTFTKLTSRFGKFSPYFAAIVLSLGFFSLSFSEALLPLLVGLFLVGIGLGTLVPIINSQIPYFVEKENITSAMALVSAALYSGQFLSPFILDFLKNLFNINNLYAPYYLASLLGVVLLVSLIPTPFVISNSKHISKETVSDQD, from the coding sequence ATGAATAAACTAAAAATTACTGTCTTGTCTTTATCTTTACTCACTGTCATGGCGGGTGCCGCTGTCGCCCCTGCACTGGGAACCATCGGCAGTTATTTTAATAGTGTCAATCCACTTATAATTAAGTTAATTATTACACTTCCAGCCTTAATGATCATTCTGACCTCTTTTTTCTTTGGTCCATTAAGCAGAAAACTTTCATCAAAAAAAATCGCACTGATTGGTCTTATGCTGTACATTATCGGGGGATGCGGTGCCGGTTTTGCAAACAATATTTATGTTTTGCTGGCTTTTCGGGTCTTTTTAGGTATTGGCGTCGGAATGATGATGCCTTTATCTACCGGACTTATCGCCTATTTTTTCAATAAAGATGAACAATCAAAAATGATGGGCTTTTCTTCAGCAATGAACAACCTTGGTGGAATTATCGCCACTGCTTTATCCGGACTACTTGTATCACTGAATTGGCGCGCCAGCTTTCTCATCTATCTAATGGGATTCTTTGTTTTCATTCTGGTTGTTCTGTATCTCCCAAGTTCTTCAGTTAGTCAAGCGCATCATAAAACAGATAAAAAAATGATTAAAAAAATCGCTCCCTTTTTATTCGCAATTTTTTTAACAATGGTTATTTTCTATGCCCTGCCGTCAAACTTCGCAATTATTGTTAATCAAGAAGGCGTCATTCCAACTTCGCTGGTCGGTCTTATCATGTCTGTCCAGAATATTTGTGCTTTTATCACAGGGCTGACTTTTACAAAGCTAACAAGTAGATTTGGCAAGTTTTCACCTTACTTCGCTGCTATTGTTTTGAGTCTCGGTTTTTTCAGTTTAAGCTTTTCTGAAGCACTTTTACCTCTATTAGTCGGCTTATTTCTAGTTGGCATCGGATTGGGTACTCTGGTACCAATCATTAATTCCCAGATCCCTTATTTTGTAGAGAAAGAAAATATCACCTCAGCAATGGCTCTGGTCAGCGCCGCTTTGTATTCTGGTCAGTTTTTATCTCCTTTCATCCTTGATTTTCTCAAGAATCTGTTTAACATCAATAATCTGTATGCACCTTATTACTTAGCCAGCTTATTGGGCGTTGTCCTACTAGTCTCACTGATTCCTACACCTTTTGTAATCAGCAATTCTAAGCATATTTCAAAAGAAACGGTATCTGATCAGGATTAA
- a CDS encoding diguanylate cyclase: MDQNPGLPKRSLKIFISIAISLFILVVLSTIIGMYMYNLKQQEIIQTTDKFMNFKSQIERLVFNNKTLIDGFEAYINVNPDLNEEEAYIYLENLLSKNDNQVRNIGVIQDTTIIWNYPKEANSVAIGVDLGQVDNQKDLIFAVKNELKPMMQGPVELVQGGTGFIMRLPIVYNDTEYWGQISVVLVGEKVIKEIDKFAEEAALNVAIFNDNTEVEPFYGSKQIVGNEFLTFDIEPELINWHVIVSPVNGWTNNWFMCFCLIIIALVLSFGSGFITYKTLKANEKLRLLSSHDSLTGLYNRHYLNEYQNMVLALAERNNEHVGFMSMDLNRFKKINDTYGHNVGDMVLVETARILRLRTRKNEAAFRLGGDEFLIILPEIKDRKTLLVARERLTECFEKEFNLNQLKESLTLSIGTSLFPDDGDNIDVLLHVSDIEMYEMKKSSYQAEEKLFEKLSKL; the protein is encoded by the coding sequence ATGGATCAAAATCCCGGTCTGCCTAAAAGATCCCTGAAAATTTTTATTTCGATAGCTATCTCGCTTTTTATACTAGTGGTATTATCAACTATCATTGGCATGTATATGTATAATCTTAAACAGCAGGAAATAATTCAAACGACAGATAAATTTATGAATTTCAAAAGCCAGATAGAACGACTGGTTTTTAACAATAAAACTTTAATCGACGGGTTTGAAGCCTATATTAATGTCAATCCGGATCTTAATGAAGAAGAAGCTTATATTTATCTAGAAAATCTTTTATCAAAAAATGACAACCAGGTCAGAAATATCGGTGTTATACAGGATACAACTATTATCTGGAATTACCCCAAAGAAGCAAATTCAGTGGCAATTGGAGTAGATCTAGGACAAGTAGATAACCAGAAAGATTTAATTTTTGCAGTAAAAAATGAGCTTAAGCCAATGATGCAGGGACCGGTCGAGCTGGTGCAGGGTGGTACCGGTTTTATTATGCGCTTGCCAATTGTATATAATGATACTGAGTATTGGGGGCAAATAAGTGTGGTTCTTGTTGGCGAAAAGGTGATTAAAGAAATCGATAAATTTGCTGAGGAGGCTGCTTTAAATGTTGCAATATTTAATGATAATACAGAAGTGGAGCCTTTTTATGGCTCAAAGCAGATAGTTGGGAATGAATTTTTAACGTTCGATATAGAACCCGAATTAATTAACTGGCACGTTATTGTGTCTCCAGTTAATGGCTGGACGAACAATTGGTTTATGTGTTTTTGCCTGATTATTATCGCTCTTGTTCTTTCTTTTGGAAGTGGTTTTATTACTTATAAAACCTTGAAAGCAAATGAAAAGCTGAGATTACTATCAAGCCATGATTCTTTGACAGGCTTATATAACCGACATTATTTAAATGAATATCAAAATATGGTCTTAGCTTTAGCAGAAAGAAATAATGAACATGTTGGGTTTATGAGTATGGATTTGAATCGTTTTAAGAAAATCAATGATACTTATGGACATAATGTGGGTGACATGGTTTTAGTTGAAACTGCACGTATTCTTAGACTGAGAACCAGAAAAAATGAAGCCGCTTTTCGTTTAGGTGGAGACGAGTTTTTAATTATTCTCCCCGAAATTAAGGACCGAAAGACTCTTTTGGTGGCTCGTGAAAGGTTAACAGAATGTTTTGAAAAAGAATTTAACCTGAACCAATTAAAGGAGAGCTTAACTCTCAGTATTGGAACTTCACTGTTTCCAGATGATGGTGATAATATTGATGTTTTGCTTCATGTTTCCGATATCGAGATGTATGAGATGAAAAAAAGTAGCTATCAGGCTGAAGAGAAACTGTTTGAAAAATTATCAAAGTTATAA
- a CDS encoding calcium/sodium antiporter: MIITYITLAVGLIVLVKGADSLISAASKVAEIFRIPSFIIGVLVVAIGTSAPEAAISVFSGIQGNNLLTLGDVVGSSIINIALVLGLTALIFTVQANSQVLRRGLLLSVGIQLLLLVMLLTSHALTRIEAVVLLLGMVGFCVYLISEMAQISRKEKPDSVFEQELFEYIEDEEVMAGIADEEKRGGAKNGRFMQKQVIFLLLGLTGLILGAELVVSSAVEIANEMGWSEEFIGFTVIAFGTSLPELVTCIVAVSKRKDSLALGNIVGSNIFNVLFVLGISGLINPIVIPNTEVYFDILVMIGASALLIAISFLKGKLTKRAGFLFIAYYSLYFAYKLSGLSG, translated from the coding sequence TTGATTATTACATACATTACATTAGCAGTTGGATTAATTGTTTTGGTAAAAGGTGCAGACAGTCTTATTAGCGCAGCCTCTAAAGTTGCCGAAATTTTCAGGATTCCTTCGTTTATCATTGGTGTATTGGTGGTGGCAATCGGAACTAGTGCACCAGAGGCTGCGATTAGTGTATTTTCCGGGATTCAGGGGAACAATCTTTTAACCCTGGGAGATGTCGTGGGCAGCAGTATTATAAACATTGCTTTAGTTTTAGGCCTGACAGCATTAATTTTCACGGTCCAGGCAAATTCTCAAGTTTTAAGAAGGGGCCTTTTACTGTCGGTCGGGATTCAGCTATTGTTGTTAGTGATGCTTCTTACATCACATGCCTTAACAAGAATAGAGGCGGTTGTACTGCTTCTGGGAATGGTTGGATTTTGCGTTTATCTGATTTCTGAGATGGCACAGATTTCCAGGAAAGAAAAACCTGACTCGGTTTTTGAACAGGAACTGTTTGAATACATTGAAGATGAAGAAGTAATGGCTGGTATTGCTGATGAAGAAAAGCGTGGTGGAGCTAAAAACGGACGTTTTATGCAAAAGCAGGTAATATTTCTATTGCTTGGACTGACGGGCCTGATTTTAGGGGCTGAACTTGTCGTTAGCAGCGCCGTGGAGATTGCTAATGAGATGGGCTGGAGTGAAGAATTTATTGGTTTTACAGTAATTGCTTTTGGTACCTCGCTTCCGGAGCTGGTTACCTGTATCGTAGCAGTCAGCAAAAGAAAGGACAGTCTTGCATTAGGCAACATTGTTGGGAGTAATATTTTTAACGTTTTATTTGTTTTGGGAATCAGCGGACTTATAAATCCCATTGTGATTCCAAATACGGAAGTATACTTTGATATTCTGGTGATGATTGGTGCTTCTGCTTTGTTGATAGCGATATCCTTTTTGAAAGGCAAATTGACTAAAAGAGCAGGTTTTCTTTTTATTGCTTATTACAGTCTTTATTTTGCCTATAAACTAAGTGGCCTGTCCGGATAA
- a CDS encoding SRPBCC family protein, giving the protein MAGFKLKRKINAPVEKVWAAADFTTSVDPYRMDVLTKGDPNNNLIGFTRKMYIGKRTAVERLLEVDPLHSYTYTLDEGIPIKNDYRGVVTFEKVRNKTKLTWKVKFTPKILGSGWLIALKIKGIVGDMIDEIEKKC; this is encoded by the coding sequence ATGGCCGGTTTTAAACTTAAAAGAAAAATAAATGCTCCAGTAGAAAAAGTATGGGCAGCTGCAGATTTCACAACATCAGTAGATCCATATCGGATGGACGTACTCACAAAAGGTGATCCCAATAATAATTTGATCGGATTCACTCGAAAAATGTACATCGGAAAAAGAACTGCAGTTGAGCGACTACTGGAAGTCGATCCTTTGCATTCTTATACTTACACTTTAGATGAAGGAATTCCTATAAAAAACGACTATCGTGGAGTTGTAACATTTGAGAAAGTTAGAAACAAAACTAAATTGACCTGGAAGGTTAAATTTACTCCCAAAATTCTTGGTTCAGGTTGGTTGATAGCTCTAAAAATTAAAGGAATTGTAGGAGATATGATTGATGAGATCGAGAAGAAGTGCTAA
- a CDS encoding DUF4180 domain-containing protein encodes MNIINHNGQKIAIVDPNIQIKDTQDAMDLMATAQYNGGSGTLIIHKECFTEDFFDLKTRLAGELLQKFATYRIRLAIIGDFSQYQSKALHDFIYECNQGRQILWTNSVDFALNALTTKF; translated from the coding sequence ATGAACATTATCAATCACAATGGTCAGAAAATTGCAATTGTTGATCCGAACATACAGATTAAAGACACTCAGGATGCCATGGATCTTATGGCAACTGCACAGTACAACGGTGGAAGTGGTACGCTGATCATCCATAAAGAATGTTTTACCGAAGATTTCTTTGACTTGAAAACCCGTCTGGCCGGCGAATTATTACAAAAGTTCGCAACCTATAGGATACGGCTTGCTATTATTGGAGACTTCAGTCAATATCAAAGCAAGGCACTCCATGATTTTATTTATGAATGTAATCAGGGGCGGCAGATCTTGTGGACTAATTCCGTCGATTTTGCATTAAATGCTTTGACAACAAAGTTCTAA
- a CDS encoding BMC domain-containing protein, producing the protein MEGILDSNEGKLRIIQETVPGKQVTLAHIISRPDEIVYKKLGLNPSVDYQKAAIGILSMTPAEISVIAGDLAIKTAVIDMGFIDRFSGTLMFTGRISEVQSAIKNILSYLKDTLKFTICEITTT; encoded by the coding sequence ATGGAAGGTATTTTAGATTCGAACGAAGGAAAATTACGGATCATCCAGGAAACCGTTCCCGGCAAACAAGTCACCCTGGCACATATAATATCCCGACCTGATGAAATTGTCTATAAGAAGCTAGGTCTTAATCCTAGTGTGGACTACCAGAAAGCAGCAATTGGTATATTGAGCATGACACCGGCTGAGATATCAGTTATCGCTGGCGACCTTGCTATTAAAACTGCGGTTATAGATATGGGGTTTATTGATCGATTCAGCGGAACACTGATGTTTACGGGGCGCATATCAGAGGTCCAGTCTGCAATTAAGAATATTTTGTCATACTTAAAAGATACACTTAAATTTACTATTTGTGAAATAACGACGACATAG
- a CDS encoding alpha/beta hydrolase codes for MNVFKSKKGKEKILGYYNSILSTLPLTQKYVDTEFGKTFVLEAGDLKNPAVVLLHGSCSNSAAWLGDLPALSQTYHVYAVDLPGEPGNSNDRRLNFNSDEYPCWLKDVLDDLGEENAIIIGNSMGGWLALHFAANFPDRTRALALLSPSGLIPPKQDFLEQTADIASDPKASANSSSAVIDQIDLPKEVLEFMTLIMENFNPFTGALPILSDEQMNNLNIPVFYMAGKNDITMNTKEASQRLEKFVPHAKIILNDGAHIITSAADSIIPFLKEALS; via the coding sequence ATGAACGTTTTTAAATCTAAAAAAGGAAAAGAAAAAATACTCGGCTACTATAACAGTATCCTAAGTACCTTACCACTTACCCAAAAATATGTGGATACAGAATTCGGGAAAACATTTGTCCTGGAAGCTGGAGACCTAAAAAACCCTGCAGTTGTTCTTCTACATGGTTCATGCAGTAACAGTGCAGCCTGGCTTGGCGATTTACCAGCTCTGAGCCAAACTTATCATGTTTATGCGGTAGATCTTCCCGGCGAACCTGGAAATAGTAACGATAGACGTCTGAATTTTAATTCGGACGAATATCCCTGCTGGCTTAAGGACGTCCTAGATGATCTTGGTGAAGAAAACGCCATTATTATTGGCAACTCGATGGGTGGTTGGCTAGCTCTCCACTTTGCCGCCAATTTCCCGGATAGAACAAGAGCTCTGGCGCTTTTATCCCCATCCGGACTGATCCCACCCAAACAAGACTTTCTTGAGCAAACCGCTGATATCGCGAGCGATCCAAAAGCATCTGCAAATTCAAGCAGTGCAGTCATTGATCAGATTGATCTGCCAAAGGAAGTACTCGAATTTATGACACTAATCATGGAAAATTTCAATCCGTTTACTGGCGCTTTACCGATTCTTTCTGATGAACAGATGAACAATTTAAATATACCCGTTTTTTATATGGCGGGAAAAAATGATATTACCATGAATACTAAAGAAGCATCTCAGCGCCTTGAAAAGTTTGTTCCCCATGCTAAGATTATTCTTAATGATGGGGCTCATATTATTACTAGCGCTGCCGATTCCATTATCCCATTTTTAAAGGAGGCATTATCTTAA